The following nucleotide sequence is from Diospyros lotus cultivar Yz01 chromosome 3, ASM1463336v1, whole genome shotgun sequence.
TTCtatgatttgaagaaaaatgcgTTCACGTGACCATTGtaaggaaaatgatttttttaaataaaaaaaataactatcaAACAATGAACAAGTTGGAAATTAGGTAAAAATTTTGCCTTTTCCATAGAAAAAGTTAGCTATCAAACACGCCCTTATATTAATTGGATGCGAAAAAAAAAGATTGTCCTTTTGGTGCTATGCTAGGTAAGGTATaccaagaaaaaatttatttgacattaGTGACAATGATTACAATAAAACTTACAAAGATAtttgtttttcaagttttaGCTTGTGTATTGAGCAGGTCATTCTTAGATCAAATTGAATTACTATTCAAATCGAATTACTGTTCGATTTGGGTAGGGTTAGATTGGTGTTTTAAGGGGGCTCATGGCAtgtttttaacttaaaaaattcACCGGGATTAGGTAtaccaaagaaaaagaatatcattAACTCTTATAATTCACCTATTTTAGACGTAAAAAGAAAAGGACTTTACCAATGTATCATCGAACTCGGAAGTTGACTTTGAATCATGTTCATTGGTTCAAGTAATCAATTTGGTGAAGGTATGTCCGTGCATCATTACCAACAAATACATTCTTCAATTAGGGTATGTCCTTTGTCTGTCCGTAACAGTGCTCCATTTAATTCAGGGGATGTGCCTATCAGTGTGGAAACAACGACTACACAGGTGGATTCTGGTTGGGTGGGCTAACTAATCTCCAATGTAATGCTGTTCTGTTCTTGATGCACAGACTTAGTCTTAAGAGTCATGAGATTGGGCCAATCTGGGCCTTTTCAGCAAAGATGGGCTCCTCTTCATCTGGCGTTCGTAGCTTGAACCTCCCTTAATCAAAAGTAGTTTAAGTTGTTAGCTTACGTTATAAAAGCATAACAATTGACCGAACAGTGGAGGAGGACTCCTTTGTGTAATTTATAACTTCTATCTATGTAGAACGAACGTCTACTGTCTACGGTGGCCCTTGATAGACAAGACACCACAGCCAGCCATCATTATTATAGATACGTTCACACACTATGAACCCTCGATTCAGTACGTGGCTAGCCAAGCACGAGTCATTGCGAGCCAAGAAAGTAAAAGTGCAGTGGTCGTTGAGTATATAAGCACTGCCAGTGTGTTACGTACTCGGCTGATGGCACGACCACGACCTCAACCTCGACCTCATCCCCGTCGTCTGCCCCGCCCTCTGGCTATTTTGTTGAGATGGAATAAATTAGCAGAAACGAAAGAATTTGGATAGCAATAATTAAGAgacaagttttgaaattttttctctcCGATCTCGATTGCGCGTGAACAAATGAAATTTATAGCAGATAGACTAACATCTTGGAGAAAAACTAGCAACAATGACTGAAAAATAGCAACTAAATAGTTCATGCCAATAGCAACTGAATAGCTCGTGCCCACTCACTGCTAAGCCACTAATTCCACTGATTACTGCTAACCCACTAACTGCTTCTAACCCACTGCACAAACGAAAAGACCTAAATTAATAAACTGAAATGCTGGCCAATCTAAATGCTTAATTTGAAACTACATTTGCACGAGTTGGGAGTCGTCGAGGAAGACATCATTGACGTATCGATCATCGGATAAACAAAACTTAGAGAATCGATGGAGTCTGGCAAATATTGCATACGTGATGGATGATGGATATGTATGTATACTATactatatgatgatgatgattacaGAGTGGCTGGTGCTTGTACGAGAGCCAACTGCATTCTGCCCCCATGCGAGCAGTACTGCATGCGCCTTTTGGAAGTATCTGATCGGATGGGCTTGTGGTTGTGATCACTCATCTGCTCCTATGCTCTGTTCTAGAAGGGCCTTTGGAGTGTCTCGATCTGTTCAATGTGTCAGTTCATCCGCCAGCCAATAATTTACCACCACGTACCTCTCCATCTCTAGATCCATTCCTGTTCGTTCGTACCAccaacatatacatacatacatacatatgtgtgtgtgtgtggcaggttcttgatttcattttctcttaaaaGACTTTTCGCAAAAGAAGTCTGGAATGCCGGGATTGTGATGATAATCAAAGACTGGAAGAAGCTTAAATGGATCAAACTTTGTTCATAATCAAATAATATTcaacaatatattatataagagTTGTCGCAATCGGATTAAGGTAACAAGAAATGCCAACCCATGGCCGAAActataattttcctaatttggTGGCCATCTTATAAACGCGTgtttctaataataatatttttttcccaaaacacactgtttttatgttaaataaataactcaTGGAGTTGGCTAATATTGTAAACAATATATTATTGCCACCTActcttgcaaaaataaaaaaaaaatgtggtagAAAATCAATTTTCATGAGATAATTGGTGGGGCGGCCATTAGCAATCTAGCATCACTCGtcgtggatatatatatatgtgtgtgtgtgtgtgtgtgtgtgtgtgtgtgtatagttctctcatttctctcaaTACAAAGGCATATGCTCTCAGCTCATCAAAGCTAATTAAGAGACAAAGGTTTTACAAAATTTCTCTGCAGCCTGCAGGTCTGGCGTTTCATCTGCCCCGAATTTCATGgtggattaattaattaattagctcaGGGAAAATGGAGGTCGAGAAGAGTACCAATAAGCAGCAGCCATCACACTACTCTTGGCTAGCTTCCTGCACCAAATGCTTTCCCGTGTATTCCTCAAAGCCGTCGCAGCCGCCACCTCCGCCGGAAAAGGAATTAACGCCGGAGAAAGACGGCACCTCGGTTTTGCCAAGTTCAAAGACCACCAAAAGAAAGCATGGTGGATGGAAGGCCATGCCTTTTGTCTtgggttctctctctctctctctctccatatatgaatatattgaCTGACGCATCtatataattaaacaaatacatatatataatgtacaACCGTCCATTTCTTAATTTGCTCCTTTTGATTTGTAGGGAACGAAACGTTCGAGAGGCTGGCTACGTTTGGGTTGCTGGCCAACTTCATGATTTTCCTGCTAACCGAGTTCCACATGGAGCAGGCATCCGCTGCGAACCTTCTCAACATCTGGTCCGGTGTTACCAATTTTGTACCGTTGATTGGTGCCTTCATCTCTGATGCCTACGTTGGCAGATTCTGGACCATTGGATTCGCCTCCTTCGCATCCCTTCTCGTATGCATATATATGCCACAACTTATGTATAATCTCTCCATATAAATCTCATCCATCAATGTTTGTTAGCTAGTAAATTTAGTACCAGTTAGTGTGTAGTCttaatccaaattaaatcaaacattgAAACTAAATTCTGTCATATATATCTGCACagtaccaaaataaaaaatacaaagatttaACATGGCTATAACAAGAAACCTAATATATCTGAGCTCACAATTTTATTGACTCAGTTTATAGGGAGAGCAAGAGACGAATTTTATCACTATCGTATATAGTTTCGGTTATCTAAATTAATAACTAGTTTATCATTCAACAGGGGATGATAGCTTTAACCCTAATAGCCTGGATTCCTCAACTGCATCCTCCCAAGTGCAGCCCACAAAAGGTCCAGCAGCTTCATCATTGCAAAGGGGCCAGCGCACCTCAGATGGGCCTTCTAATCCTGGCCCTTGGATTTCTATCCATAGGGACAGGTGGAATCAGGCCATGCAGCCTGCCATTCGGAGTGGACCAGTTTGATGCAACCACAGAGGAAGGCAAGAAAGGGATCAACAGCTTCTTCAATTGGTACTACACCACGTTTACATTGGTCTTGATACTGGCTCTCACTGTGGTGGTTTACATTCAAGACAGCGTGAGCTGGGTGCTGGGATTTGGCATTCCCACTGTGCTCATGGTTGGCTCCATTCTGCTCTTCTTTATTGGGACAAGGGTATATGTGTATGTGAAGCCCGAAGGGAGCGTGTTCTCCGGCATCGGTCAGGTGCTTGTGGCCGCTTACAGGAAGCGAAAGCTTAAGCTTCCGGACAAAGGAGAGGTTGAGGTTCACGGTCTTTTCTATGATCCACAGCTGCTAGGTACCAGAGTGGCAAAACTCCCAATCACTGATCAATTCaggtaattttattatttttcctggATAAAATACAAGTCCAATAATTCATTACTAGCTCCGAATATGTCTTAATTCGGCTCCCTCTGCTATCTCttcattttttaagtaaaaaggAGGAAACTGGCTTTCATATGAGGAACTGTTTGATGACCGcgttacaaatattatatttttattggttatgatctctctctctctctctcttggtaaataagaaatttataaacacaaattaaggaaaaatgatTCCAGATTCAGCTTAGTTTGGTTaaagattaattatttgttcCCAAGGAAACATCAATCTTCTATTAGTTGTCCTGATCAGAGATGCATGAACAAATGATTCACCCAAGATTGTTTGGTGGTGGTTCACTGTCTATAATTGGACCCATATATACCGTGTTGTTTCATTGTCAACGCCCTTTGCAGTTTCTTCAGAGATTCGTCAGGATTTCAGCAATCTCCCGAATTGAAGGGCAGAGAGCGACTCCTTGATTGAATGATGCCTCTTGgctacaaattttttattatttggccCCACCGCATTGCGACAATTCATTTagacaaaattttgaaaccatatAGTGGCAAAATTCACGTCTTTTCAATATTCTCTAGCCATGGAAACTTTTGAAGGTTTTGGATTCTGGCAAATAAATATTCTACGCCAAACTATTATTGATCTTGTTTGATATCATATCAAGTTGACAGTAGTTTTGTTCAAGGACAGATGGTTAATTTGACTATTTGAGAGCCTCCTTAATCCACATCAAGTTACTGTATTtctttgcattttcttctgAATATTGGGGGTCTTTTCGCAATCGCAACTAGTTTGATGCGCTTGTTACAGTTTGatagttttgtatttttgtatattatacTTTGATGGTTTTTTATCATTCAGGTTCTTGAACAAAGCTGCCATAGTTTTAGACCATGAACTAAACCCCGACGGTTCATGTTCGAATCCATGGCGGCTCTGCACCATCCATCAGGTTGAGGAAGTCAAATGCCTGTTGAAAATAGTCCCAGTCTGGGCTTCGGGCATCATCTCCTTCACCGCCATGGCTCAACAAGCCACATTTACCATATCACAAGCCCTAAAAACAGACCGCCACCTCGGCCCCCATTTCCAAATCCCTCCCGGATCTCTCATGGTCATTTCCATGATCACAGTCGGGCTATGGCTCCCATTTTACGATCGAATCGTTGTACCCACACTAGGAAAGTTGACGGGTCTTGAAGGTGGAATCACGCTGCTCCAAAGAATAGGGATTGGCATTGTCTTCTCCATCGTCTCGATGATCGTTGCCGGATTTATTGAGCAGATGAGAAGGGCTTCGGCCATATCCCACGGCCGGCCCGACGGGATCGCACCCATATCAGTCCTATGGCTCGCCCCGCAGCTTAGCATAATGGGATTTGCCGAGGCATTCAACATTATAGGGCAGATTGAGTTTTACTACAAGGAGTTTCCCGAGAACATGAGCAGCGTCGCTAATTCTCTCTTCTTTTGCACCATTGCTGGGGCTAATTACCTGAGCAGCTTAATGATAGCCATCGTGCATGGAACCACGGGAGGGCATGACCGGCCGGACTGGTTAACCGCCGATATTAATTCTGGCAGAGTTGACTACTTCTACTTCCTGATTGCAGGATTGGGAATTGTGAATTTAGTGTATTTTCTGGTCGTTTCTCGTGCGTATCGTTACAAGGATGGCGTTCAAAGCATGGAGGAGAGGCCCCAGTTTGATGTTGAGATGATTGGCAGTCAACATTGAAACTATTTCGTGTTTAATCACAGGGAGTTCTCTAGTAATTAGTATAAATTCTCCCTTGTATAGTCTTGTTGAGGCAGAAGGCGAGACAGCTATAGTGACGTTGATATGGTGTCTTTAGTGGCACCACATTATCTACTCTTTAAGTgaaacatataatattttaaagagTACAATAATATATTGGACTTGGGGATGTTTCTCTTAGTTTAAATTACAATAGTTTTAAACTTTAAAGTCTATAATTAAgttctataaaaaatttataacttaaaagAGATTATTTGATAAACTCTTACCAATTAGTAATTATATCAGAAAGGTTTGCTAActtatacacacatatatttatagaggtttcatcttttaaataatattatttaatttatataagcaATGCAGATGTGATAActtaaatataatgattatatgggatttacctatttaattttttcaacacAATAACTTAATAAAATGAGTCCTatatcattatatttgaattggcatattaatattatttattataaactaaacactattatttattataaactaaattctatatttatatatattaacaatgtTCAATGAGGCCCCCCGGGTATAGGTCGAGTCATTAGATGAATAATATGCTAGTGTCAATTTGATGGATTACGATTTCGATCCTCGCCTTGCGCAAAGGTCAAAGGCTCAACTTATAATTTAGCTTTCCTAACGTAATTGATAGCACAAGTATCAGGGACCACACTAGGACGATCATCCCAAGAACGTTCAAGAATAAATTGTTTGTTTACCTTATTGAGTCATTTATATCGAaattagggatggcaattgcaaccgaaatcgTGGGGAGCCGAACCGAAATCGAATTGGTCAACGCAGTTAAAAACTGTTTGACTGGATAATTGTTTGGTTTGGGAAAAATTGAACaatgtttcaatgggtatggtttggttatggttttcactaaatgcaaatcaaaattcgaaccgaaaccgaatcgAATGTAtgggtaaccgaaccaaatcgaaccgaatatacatatatataatatatttatttatttaatatattatatataaacataatatatatattgactaatgcatttttttacaagtattttaactaatacattacaaatatataaaatatttaacatttataaagtaattaacaaataaaaataaaacctaatattaaattattttattttatcaatcaaataattattaataaaaataattaattaaatatttgaaaaaataaaacatggcGGGAGATtatggatcaaattaaaaaaattatgattagaaccgaaatcgaacttattatatatatattttctgctCGCATGAAACAGGCTGGACTCGACCCAGTAAGCTGGTCCAATCTATTGAAACCCAATGGGCCCAAGGCCGAGCTCACCAGTACGAGGTCGCATGTCGCCCACTCCAAGCTTAGACCACGGAATCATGCGAGCTCCCAGCAACACATAAAGCTCGCAGACCGCAGGACCCAAAGCAAGCTCCTAGTGATGCGTTCAACTCGCAGGCCGATCATTCAGCTGCATATGTAAGAGGGCCACGAAATAACCAGAGAACAATCACGAGTTAGACATCATTCTAGCTGGATCGTCCAGGCCCAATTTGGCCCATTTCTATCGGTCCATCTCTCAGCCTATGCCGGTCCCATCCTGGCCCTATACCAGCCTGCAACAACGTCATTACAGCCTCTACTGGGTATCTACATGCCCATCTGCATCCATATTAATAAGGGTCCCATCAATACTATGTTGTCATTTGGGAACCTCAACCGATGTTGATattcagtcccatcacctgcaaaagCACAATGCAAACGGAGATGATATCTCCTCCTATAATATTAGCCAGCTCTCTTCAAAGCTAAGGTATGCTTTCCCTGTTAGCCTACTTATACACCGTCACTCCTTATACTCATACTGACTTGAACatcagagtgcttgcaggtaCCCATGGTCGGAACATTCACCGCAACCACATCAAATTCCCTTGTTGTGCCTATTCTCCTTCTCGGTTGTGTTCATATCATCAGTACAGGtcaacgaatcacggtcgaccaattccAAACGTCGACAAAACCGaaatcgaatggtttggttatggtttttaatttttaaaaccaatgggtaatggtttgattttggttttagtagtttaagtttggtttgattatggttttaacaaaaatcgaaaccaaaccaaacaatTGCCAACCTTAATCGAAATCCTCTGTAATTTGAGATCTCTGTCCAAGTCTGAGGATGGGGTCTTAGACATGGTTGATGGCATTTTGCTGAATTTTGGGTAATATAGTAAGggggcatttgttaaaatgagcaaaataagaGGCATCAATATAAAGTTGGAATGCTTttcggatcaagatatgaaattatcAAGATAAGGCtgggaagcattccaagatttctatcagagtgtttgttaaattttttgaaattcactGCTAattatactttttctttttatatgtttgttaatgcatatgataagcatCAAGATAAAAGTTTTCTTGACCAAAATATCTTTAATACTGTTATATATATTTCCCGCACCACTTCTTATGGACCAAGTCCAGTTCAATAGGCCGGCCCAACCACCTAAAACCCAAAAGGCCAAGTGAGCTCGCCAGGATGAGCTCATACGTCGCTGAAATCTGAGCTCTGATCGCGGAGCCAAATGAGCTCCAAGTAAGCTCCCAACAAGGTCTCTAGCAAGCTCCCAACAATATATCCAATGAGCTTCAGTAATGCTCCCAGTTGGCTGGCCTATCTATTTAGCTCGTTGGTCCAAAATCATTTAGCTCGCATAGACAACAAAGTTGCTAGACAAACGGAGACAGGTGACCCATTCACTTTATCTGAGGCGAACCATgtccctcgtaatgaggatctcacTCATGATTTTATATAGATGATAAGGATTGTTTATCccccattatatcatctttatattttttatatcttatacaATTGTAAACATCCCTCATGATAAATAAGGGTCAGAAGTATCATGAAATGGGAGGAGAACGagaagaataatcagatatTGTCACTCTGAAAGAATAATCAAGGTACAGTCATGGAGTAGGTATCGTTCTAACCGAATCACGTGAAAATTCTTTGtgttctttctattttgttcttcctctttatATCTGACGCTTACTCATTCATTGCGGCCctaacgaatcacggtcggctaaAATTGAACATCGACAAAGTaccaaattcatttaaaattatttgttaatatcaacaacaaatttatgattaaaattgtatttttatgattaatataaattgtcaaaaaaataaaaataaaaataaaaaataaaaaaatattttattttctaaatccatgttgaaaatagatttaaaaagagttaaaaagtaaaaataattattgttagagttacaataattttacctaggtaattaaaaatggccaaagcatattttcataatagataataaaatataaaattaaataaaataatttaaaaattggtgaaatgaattgttttagttaataaaatatatatatagagagagagaaatttaaattttaaaaatcaatgaaaggaataatgtcatttaaattttgaaaattgtcaaaacatttaacaatttaaaaatatattaaataatattaattataagacttaaataaataagttcttttaataaatttaaatatttaaaatatattaaatgacattaactatCCTACAAGGAATATATAGGTAATTGAAGCTTCTCTTAAAAGAATtcgataaatttatctaagggagagatcaaataaatttatcttaaaaaaagaagataaaagattacgtaaaatttttttaaagatgataagataaatttaataaatatattaaaaatactaatcatttaaaatgatttccatatctaattttttttccttcttgacTAACAAAAAGTGTGGACGGGCAGACTTTAGCTATAGAAAATGAAATGTGGAccacaacacaacacaacacaacGTCACTCACAAAAGTTATTTTAAGGTACAAACAACAAATCAATGAGCAGCCACAAAAAGCGATGTCTCTCTCAAAAAATTCAAACCTGCGTTTTCTTTAcgttttaagttttaattttttgttttgataatttattttcaaaaactgaaaaGGCTTTCTGTTTGctattctgaaaaattatttttcaaaataaaaaattaaaaaatatgttctgtttgaaattttaaaaataattttttaatgatatttaatttaataaattaattattcagtaaattaaaactatttaatattaatatattattaagaaattatacattttaaagtataatttatAAAGCAGCCAAAACAAGTTTTTCACGTTTTgatttttgtgtataaatttatATGGAAATCCTCTATAATTTGAGATCTCTGTCCAAGTCTGGGCTCTTAGACATGGTTGATGGCATTTTGTTGAATTTTGGGTAATATAGTAAGTGTGGACGGCTAGACTTTGGCCATAGAAAATGAAATGTGGACCACGCCACAACACAATGTCACTcacaaaagttatttttaaggTATAAACAAATCAATGAGCAGTAGGGATGATAATTGCAATCGAAATCGTGGGAAATCAAACTGAAATCGAATCGGTCAATGCGGTTAAAATCGTTTGATTGGGTAATGTTTTGGTTCgggaaaaaatcgaacactgtttcaatgggtatggtttggttatgattttcatTAAAACCAAACTAAAACCCGAATtgaaatcgaaccgaaccgaatatatataatatatattatatacaatccCGTCCACCTGAGCTCAGCCCACCTGAGACTAGCCCACCCCAGCCCAATggccttgcttgcaaacccttatccccttctcttctccttcctctctcaacctcgCTTTCACtttctctcaccctcgctgcctcttgcTCGTCCACCCGCTCTCGCCCTTACTCTCTGCATGTCTCTTGGTCTTACTCGCCCTCgtt
It contains:
- the LOC127798420 gene encoding protein NRT1/ PTR FAMILY 2.13, producing the protein MEVEKSTNKQQPSHYSWLASCTKCFPVYSSKPSQPPPPPEKELTPEKDGTSVLPSSKTTKRKHGGWKAMPFVLGNETFERLATFGLLANFMIFLLTEFHMEQASAANLLNIWSGVTNFVPLIGAFISDAYVGRFWTIGFASFASLLGMIALTLIAWIPQLHPPKCSPQKVQQLHHCKGASAPQMGLLILALGFLSIGTGGIRPCSLPFGVDQFDATTEEGKKGINSFFNWYYTTFTLVLILALTVVVYIQDSVSWVLGFGIPTVLMVGSILLFFIGTRVYVYVKPEGSVFSGIGQVLVAAYRKRKLKLPDKGEVEVHGLFYDPQLLGTRVAKLPITDQFRFLNKAAIVLDHELNPDGSCSNPWRLCTIHQVEEVKCLLKIVPVWASGIISFTAMAQQATFTISQALKTDRHLGPHFQIPPGSLMVISMITVGLWLPFYDRIVVPTLGKLTGLEGGITLLQRIGIGIVFSIVSMIVAGFIEQMRRASAISHGRPDGIAPISVLWLAPQLSIMGFAEAFNIIGQIEFYYKEFPENMSSVANSLFFCTIAGANYLSSLMIAIVHGTTGGHDRPDWLTADINSGRVDYFYFLIAGLGIVNLVYFLVVSRAYRYKDGVQSMEERPQFDVEMIGSQH